A window of the Polypterus senegalus isolate Bchr_013 chromosome 4, ASM1683550v1, whole genome shotgun sequence genome harbors these coding sequences:
- the LOC120528146 gene encoding zinc finger protein 239-like, with translation MASVSSEGLDGRLAHIKEEDCEWGALAHLCVKSEDHESKVSVFQEEASEGEIVQVKVEDSEEFSVSFELPDHERGNLSKQDVSEEFHSSLQPWPSHTGQLATWQNSVELKSEEKITEGNGKEAEEQPSSGSVGINSQENGSFSLPSFALKPSQVHTGDKPYCCSECGKPFSQESHLRRHKKCHTAEKRFCCPECGKCFLKNNSLQKHIIIHTGEKPHGCLECGKRFSQISHLQSHRRIHTGEKPFCCSECGKGFSDSSTLRKHIRLHTGEKPFRCPECGKQFSQLSNLNIHTVFHTGEKPHICLECGKRFSLLRHLQRHTIIHTGEKPYCCSECGKRFSQISNLQIHKRIHTGEKPYCCSECGVRFAKNITLQKHILIHIGEKV, from the exons ATGGCTTCCGTCAGCAGTGAAGGCCTGGATGGAAGACTGGCACACATTAAGGAAGAGGATTGTGAGTGGGGTGCATTAGCACATTTGTGTGTGAAATCGGAGGACCATGAAAGCAAAGTTTCAGTTTTTCAAGAGGAGGCGTCTGAAGGGGAGATTGTTCAGGTTAAAGTTGAGGATTCGGAAGAGTTCTCAGTTAGTTTTGAACTGCCAGACCATGAGAGGGGGAATCTTTCCAAGCAAGATGTCTCTGAAGAGTTTCATTCCAGTTTACAGCCCTGGCCCAGCCATACTGGACAACTGGCTACCTGGCAGAATTCTGTGGAACTGAAGTCGGAGGAGAAAATCACTGAAGGAAATGGGAAAGAAGCAGAAGAGCAGCCTTCATctgggagtgttggaataa ATTCACAGGAGAATGGCAGTTTCTCACTACCTTCATTTGCGCTGAAACCTTCACAAGTTCATACCGGAGAcaagccgtattgctgttctgaatgtggtaaaccaTTCTCCCAAGAAAGCCATCTTCGACGCCACAAAAAATGCCACACTGCAGAGAAACGTttttgctgtccagaatgtggcaaatgttttcttaaaaataacagtcttcAAAAACACATCataattcacactggagagaaaccccatggctgtttggaatgtggTAAACGGTTCTCGCAAATAAGTCATCTTCAGAGCCAccgaagaattcacactggagagaaacctttcTGCTGTTCGGAATGTGGCAAAGGATTCTCTGACAGTAGCACTCTGCGAAAGCATATTCGACTTCATACAGGGGAGAAGCCATTtcgctgtccagaatgtggtaaacagttctCACAACTTAGCAATCTGAACATCCACACAGTATTCCACACCGGAGAGAAACCCCATATATGTCTGGAATGTGGCAAGCGATTCTCACTACTAAGACATCTGCAGAGGCACACAATAATCCACACTGGGGAGaaaccttattgctgttctgaatgtggcaaacgattctcacaaATAAGCAATCTTCAGATCCACAAAAGAATCCACACTGGGGAGAAACcttattgctgttcagaatgcgGCGTACGATTTGCCAAAAACATCACTCTTCAAAAACACATATTGATCCACATTGGAGAGAAGGTGTGA